In Streptomyces pluripotens, the genomic window CGCCCATACCCCCGTTCGGGGGTAGTGAGACCTGCATCACGGATTAGACGATGCCGGGGAGCCGCCCGGCAAGGTCCGGAGCACGGAAGTGAGCCGCTGAGCGCGAGCATCCGGGGTGAACGGCCGAAAAAGAGCGAGGAGGACGGATGACGACCGCGACCGACCTGTTCCGCAGGGCGCGGGACTTCCTGCTGGAACACCGCGAGGACTACGGGACCGCCCGTGACGGGTTCGCCTGGCCACGACCCGAACACTTCAACTGGGCGCTGGACTGGTTCGACGTGATCGCCGCCGGCAACGACCGGACCGCGTTGCACATCGTCGAGGAGGACGGCACCGGGACCCGGCTGTCCTTCGCCGAGCTGTCCGAGCGGTCCGACCGGATCGCCGGGTGGCTGCGCGAGCGCGGGGTCGCGGCGGAGGACCGCATCCTCGTCATGCTCGGGAACCAGGTAGAGCTGTGGGAGACCGCGCTGGCCGCGATGAAACTGCGGGCGGTCGTCATCCCGGCCACCCCGCTGCTCGGCCCCGCCGACCTGCGAGACCGGGTGGACCGGGGCCGGGTGAAGCACGTGATCGTACGGGCCGAGGACACCGCCAAGTTCGCGGACGTGCCGGGCGCCTACACCCGGATCCGGGTCGGCGGACCACCGGAGGAGGGCTGGGAGCGGTACGAGGACGCGTACACCGCCCCCGCCGGGTTCCAGCCCGACGGCCCCACCCGGGCCGACGACCCGCTCATGCTCTACTTCACCTCGGGCACGACCGCCCGACCCAAGCTGGTCGAGCACACCCACACCTCGTACCCGATCGGGCACCTGGCCACGATGTACTGGATCGGCCTGAAGCCCGGCGACGTACACCTGAACATCTCCTCGCCCGGCTGGGCCAAGCACGCCTGGTCCAATCTGTTCGCCCCGTGGAACGCCGAGGCGACCGTCTTCATCTTCAACTACACCCGGTTCGACGCGGCCCGCCTGATGGCC contains:
- a CDS encoding AMP-binding protein — its product is MTTATDLFRRARDFLLEHREDYGTARDGFAWPRPEHFNWALDWFDVIAAGNDRTALHIVEEDGTGTRLSFAELSERSDRIAGWLRERGVAAEDRILVMLGNQVELWETALAAMKLRAVVIPATPLLGPADLRDRVDRGRVKHVIVRAEDTAKFADVPGAYTRIRVGGPPEEGWERYEDAYTAPAGFQPDGPTRADDPLMLYFTSGTTARPKLVEHTHTSYPIGHLATMYWIGLKPGDVHLNISSPGWAKHAWSNLFAPWNAEATVFIFNYTRFDAARLMAEMDRAQVTTFCAPPTVWRMLIQADLGQLRRPPREAVAAGEPLNPEVIDQVRRAWGVTIRDGFGQTETAVQVSNSPGQPLKTGSMGRPSPGYRVELLDPVTGAPGAGEGEIALDLSERPVGLMTGYHGDPDRTAEAMAGGYYRTGDIASRDEDGYLTYVGRADDVFKASDYKISPFELESALLEHEAVAEAAVVPAPDELRLAVPKAYVVLAEGFEPGPDTAKAIFEHSRQVLAPYKRIRRLEFGTLPKTVSGKIRRIELREATAEGSDDEYREEDFR